One segment of Alistipes finegoldii DSM 17242 DNA contains the following:
- a CDS encoding CinA family protein codes for MNKILLSTATAFILSLTACSSHAPEKRVHRILTDRIQTLAVAESCTGGTIAARFTALPGASAYFKCGVVAYSLDTKQEILQISCDTIARYGAVSEQVVRQMAEGVRRASNSHYAVATTGIAGPTGGTPEYPVGSVWIAVSSPLRTTTRLIRAGGSRNAVIRKAGTAAIELLEEELRAANQAN; via the coding sequence ATGAATAAAATCCTGCTCTCAACCGCAACCGCATTCATTCTCTCGCTGACCGCCTGCAGCAGCCACGCTCCGGAAAAACGGGTGCACCGCATCCTGACCGACCGCATCCAGACGCTGGCCGTCGCCGAGAGTTGTACGGGCGGCACGATCGCCGCGCGCTTTACGGCCCTGCCCGGCGCTTCGGCCTACTTCAAATGCGGCGTCGTGGCATACAGCCTCGACACCAAGCAGGAGATCCTGCAAATCAGCTGCGACACGATCGCCCGCTACGGCGCCGTCAGCGAGCAGGTCGTCCGTCAGATGGCCGAAGGCGTACGCCGGGCTTCGAATTCGCACTATGCCGTCGCCACGACCGGCATCGCAGGCCCTACGGGCGGAACGCCCGAATATCCCGTCGGCTCGGTATGGATCGCCGTCAGCTCCCCGCTGCGCACCACGACCCGCCTGATTCGTGCCGGCGGCAGCCGAAACGCCGTCATCCGGAAAGCCGGAACGGCGGCCATCGAACTGCTCGAAGAAGAATTGCGGGCGGCAAATCAGGCTAATTAG
- a CDS encoding competence/damage-inducible protein A has product MKATIITIGDEILIGQIVDTNSVSIARHLNAAGIVVHEKVSIGDDSAQIVGCVERALGQSDIAIITGGLGPTKDDITKKTLAEMFGSELILNQTVSDHVKRMLEERGIEFNDLNRGQALVPACCTVLFNAHGTAPGMWFERGGKVVVSLPGVPYEMEHLMQDEVMPRLKAHFELRQIVHRTMITAGLPESMLAKAIETWENALPPYLKLAYLPNPGAVRLRLSAYEVEGESVSKEIERQFEALRRIIPHNIIGYETATMQELIHKLLTERRQTLATAESCTGGTIAARFTAMPGASAYFLCGVVSYSNASKQAVLGVDPDTIARYGAVSEQVARQMAEGARRISGADYAVSTTGIAGPAGGTAEKPVGTVWIAVAGPRRTVALLKQCGSDRGQIIDRAGAFALGLLRDELNGK; this is encoded by the coding sequence ATGAAAGCAACGATCATCACTATCGGCGATGAAATCCTCATCGGTCAGATCGTGGATACCAATTCCGTATCCATCGCCCGCCACCTCAACGCCGCAGGCATCGTCGTGCATGAAAAAGTCTCGATCGGCGATGACAGCGCGCAGATCGTCGGGTGCGTGGAACGCGCCCTCGGCCAGTCGGACATCGCAATCATCACCGGCGGACTCGGCCCCACCAAGGACGACATCACCAAAAAGACGCTGGCCGAAATGTTCGGCAGCGAACTCATCCTGAACCAAACCGTCTCCGACCATGTAAAACGGATGCTCGAAGAGCGGGGCATCGAATTCAACGACCTCAACCGCGGACAGGCTCTGGTTCCGGCCTGCTGCACGGTGTTGTTCAACGCGCACGGCACGGCGCCGGGCATGTGGTTCGAACGCGGCGGCAAAGTGGTCGTCTCGCTGCCGGGCGTACCCTACGAAATGGAGCATCTGATGCAGGACGAGGTCATGCCGCGGCTCAAGGCGCACTTCGAACTGCGCCAGATCGTACACCGCACGATGATCACCGCCGGACTGCCCGAATCGATGCTCGCCAAAGCGATCGAAACGTGGGAAAACGCCCTGCCGCCCTACCTGAAGCTGGCCTACCTGCCCAATCCGGGCGCCGTGCGGCTCCGGCTGTCAGCCTACGAGGTCGAGGGAGAAAGCGTATCGAAGGAGATCGAACGGCAGTTCGAAGCGCTGCGCAGGATCATTCCCCACAACATCATCGGCTACGAAACGGCCACCATGCAGGAGTTGATACACAAGCTGCTCACCGAACGGCGACAGACCCTCGCCACAGCCGAGAGCTGCACGGGCGGCACCATCGCCGCGCGCTTTACGGCCATGCCGGGCGCTTCAGCCTACTTCCTCTGCGGCGTGGTTTCGTACAGCAACGCGTCGAAGCAGGCTGTGCTGGGAGTCGATCCCGACACGATCGCCCGTTACGGCGCCGTCAGCGAACAGGTCGCCCGACAGATGGCCGAAGGGGCGCGACGCATCAGCGGCGCCGACTACGCCGTCTCGACCACCGGCATCGCAGGCCCCGCGGGCGGTACGGCCGAAAAGCCCGTCGGCACGGTATGGATCGCCGTCGCAGGCCCCCGCCGCACGGTCGCCCTGCTCAAACAGTGCGGCTCCGACCGCGGACAGATCATCGACCGCGCCGGCGCCTTCGCCCTCGGTCTGCTGCGCGACGAACTCAACGGAAAATAA
- a CDS encoding quinone-dependent dihydroorotate dehydrogenase, which translates to MYRSIIKPILFSLTIERAHRVVLILLRAIGLIPGGRWLLRKCYAVEHPALEREVFGIKFANPVGLAAGFDRNGEAFRELAALGFGFVEVGTVTPRPQAGNPRPRVFRLPKDEAIINRIGLSNRGLEKTIQHLRRPHEGFIVGCNIGRNTATLAENAAADYLKLFRNLYQYADYFTVNISCDNSCREGATHTREHILRILDPLFDFRRGQNQYRPIMLKVSPDMPDAVIDEISDILLETPLDGIVATNGTHNREGLHTSRTTLDKIGSGRLSGAPLTQRAVEVVRRIHTRSGGNFPIIGVGGIMTPDDAKAMLDAGADLLQLYTGYIYNGPGLVRDICRALVADAEAKAAAEKAAAAQATAEQPAVQQAAAEQPATKQLSAEQAGAEQPES; encoded by the coding sequence ATGTACCGTAGCATCATAAAGCCCATCCTCTTCTCGCTCACCATCGAGCGGGCGCACCGCGTCGTACTGATACTGCTGCGCGCCATCGGGCTGATTCCCGGCGGACGGTGGCTGCTCCGCAAGTGTTACGCCGTGGAACACCCCGCGCTCGAACGCGAGGTCTTCGGCATCAAATTCGCCAACCCCGTCGGGCTGGCCGCAGGTTTCGACCGCAACGGCGAGGCGTTCCGCGAACTGGCGGCCCTCGGTTTCGGATTCGTCGAAGTCGGCACCGTGACGCCGCGCCCGCAGGCGGGCAACCCCCGCCCCCGCGTCTTCCGGCTCCCGAAGGACGAGGCGATCATCAACCGCATCGGGCTTTCGAACCGCGGTCTCGAAAAGACCATCCAGCACCTGCGCCGGCCCCACGAAGGATTCATCGTCGGCTGCAACATCGGCCGCAACACCGCTACCCTCGCCGAAAACGCCGCGGCCGACTACCTCAAACTCTTCCGCAACCTCTACCAGTACGCGGATTACTTCACTGTGAACATCAGCTGCGACAACTCGTGCCGCGAAGGCGCGACGCATACGCGCGAACATATCCTGCGGATTCTCGACCCGCTGTTCGACTTCCGCCGGGGACAGAACCAATACCGCCCGATCATGCTCAAGGTATCGCCCGACATGCCGGACGCCGTGATCGACGAAATCAGCGACATTCTGCTCGAAACGCCCCTCGACGGCATCGTGGCGACCAACGGCACGCACAACCGCGAAGGGCTGCACACCAGCCGCACGACGCTCGACAAGATCGGCAGCGGCCGGCTGAGCGGCGCACCGCTCACGCAGCGGGCCGTGGAGGTCGTGCGCCGCATCCACACCCGTTCGGGCGGCAATTTTCCGATCATCGGCGTGGGCGGCATCATGACCCCCGACGACGCGAAAGCGATGCTCGACGCCGGAGCCGACCTGTTGCAGCTCTACACCGGCTATATCTACAACGGTCCCGGACTGGTGCGTGACATCTGCCGCGCCCTCGTCGCCGACGCCGAAGCGAAAGCCGCAGCGGAAAAGGCCGCAGCGGCGCAGGCGACAGCAGAACAGCCCGCAGTGCAGCAGGCTGCGGCGGAACAGCCCGCGACAAAACAGCTTTCCGCAGAGCAAGCCGGAGCAGAACAGCCGGAGTCCTGA
- a CDS encoding 4-phosphoerythronate dehydrogenase, with product MKIIADSAIPFLQGVLEPWAEVRYLPGAEIAPEEVRDADALLIRTRTRCDERLLGGSRVRLIATATIGFDHIDTAWCAAHGIRVCTAAGCNARGVLQWAGAVLAHLARTQGWQPAGRTLGVVGVGHVGSLVKEYAETWGFRVLCCDPPREAREHCGFLPLEEVARQADILTFHTPLDDTTRRMAGDALFARMKPGAVILNSSRGEVVDGAALLRSGLACVLDVWEHEPAIDRRLLTRTLLATPHIAGYSEQGKANATAMSVDTLARFFGLPLAGWYPPQAAPSTPRPISWQELCTTIGGAFDIEAQSRSLKARPEDFEPMRDHYRYRREYF from the coding sequence CATACCCTTCCTGCAGGGGGTCCTCGAACCGTGGGCCGAGGTGCGTTATCTTCCGGGGGCGGAAATCGCGCCGGAGGAGGTGCGCGACGCCGACGCCCTCCTTATCCGCACGCGCACCCGCTGCGACGAGCGGCTGCTCGGCGGCTCCCGCGTCCGTCTGATCGCCACGGCGACCATCGGTTTCGACCACATCGACACGGCGTGGTGCGCGGCGCACGGCATCCGCGTCTGCACGGCCGCCGGCTGCAACGCCAGAGGCGTACTCCAATGGGCGGGGGCGGTGCTGGCCCACCTCGCCCGCACGCAGGGCTGGCAGCCCGCCGGGCGTACGCTGGGCGTCGTCGGCGTGGGACACGTCGGATCGCTCGTGAAGGAGTATGCCGAAACATGGGGTTTCCGGGTCCTCTGCTGCGACCCGCCGCGCGAGGCGCGCGAACACTGCGGCTTCCTGCCGCTGGAGGAGGTCGCCCGCCAAGCCGACATCCTGACGTTCCACACGCCGCTCGACGACACGACGCGCCGCATGGCCGGCGACGCCCTTTTTGCACGGATGAAACCCGGCGCCGTAATCCTGAACTCCTCGCGCGGCGAGGTCGTGGACGGCGCGGCCCTGCTGCGAAGTGGCCTTGCCTGCGTACTCGACGTCTGGGAGCACGAACCCGCCATCGACCGCCGGCTGCTCACCCGCACACTGCTCGCCACGCCGCACATCGCGGGCTATTCCGAGCAGGGCAAAGCCAATGCCACGGCCATGTCGGTCGATACGCTGGCCCGTTTCTTCGGCCTGCCCCTCGCCGGATGGTACCCGCCTCAGGCCGCCCCTTCGACGCCCCGGCCGATTTCGTGGCAGGAGCTTTGCACCACCATCGGGGGCGCGTTCGACATCGAGGCCCAGAGCCGCAGCCTGAAGGCCCGGCCGGAGGATTTCGAGCCGATGCGCGACCATTACCGCTACCGCCGCGAATACTTTTAG